Proteins from a genomic interval of Niabella soli DSM 19437:
- the gdhA gene encoding NADP-specific glutamate dehydrogenase: protein MNEAIRHFIQKVNERNIGEPEFLQAVSEVAESLIPYIESQSQYKKSKILERLVEPERVVIFRVPWLDDKGEVQVNRGFRVQMNSSIGPFKGGLRFHPSVNLSVLKFLAFEQAFKNSLTGLPIGAGKGGSDFDPKGKSENEVMKFCQSFMTELYRHVGDDIDIPAGDIGVGKREIGYLFGQYKRITGTFNGVLTGKGYEWGGSLIRPEATGYGLVYFVEEMLKMKDDTLVGKKVTISGSGNVAQFAAEKCIEKGAKVLTMSDSEGFIYDPAGIDQAKLEYIKDLKDNLRGRIKKYATKYKCEYFPGERPWKIKCDIALPNATQNELDLHDAKTLIKNGCFCVAEGANMPCTPEAIAVFNKANIFYAPGKAANAGGVAVSGLEMSQNSQRYSWSREEVDNKLKGIMQDIHQLCLKYGKDPHGHINYEKGANIGGFVKIAEAMLAQGVV, encoded by the coding sequence ATGAACGAAGCAATCAGGCATTTTATCCAAAAAGTAAACGAGAGAAATATCGGAGAACCGGAATTTTTGCAGGCAGTCAGCGAAGTTGCAGAATCACTTATTCCCTATATTGAATCGCAGTCGCAATACAAAAAAAGTAAAATTTTAGAACGCCTTGTTGAGCCGGAGCGCGTGGTGATTTTCCGGGTTCCCTGGCTCGATGATAAGGGAGAGGTTCAGGTAAACCGGGGGTTCCGGGTTCAGATGAACAGTTCCATAGGGCCTTTTAAAGGAGGCCTGCGGTTTCATCCGTCCGTAAACCTGAGTGTTTTGAAGTTTTTGGCCTTTGAACAAGCTTTTAAAAACAGTTTGACCGGCCTGCCTATCGGCGCCGGAAAAGGCGGTTCTGATTTTGATCCAAAGGGCAAATCAGAAAACGAAGTGATGAAATTCTGCCAAAGTTTTATGACAGAGCTGTACCGGCATGTTGGAGATGATATCGACATCCCCGCGGGGGACATTGGCGTGGGCAAGCGCGAGATCGGATATCTCTTCGGGCAGTACAAAAGGATTACCGGCACTTTTAACGGGGTGCTGACCGGAAAGGGCTATGAATGGGGCGGCAGCCTGATTCGCCCGGAAGCGACGGGTTATGGCCTTGTTTATTTTGTTGAAGAGATGCTGAAAATGAAAGATGATACATTAGTAGGTAAGAAAGTAACCATTTCAGGCTCGGGAAACGTGGCCCAGTTTGCTGCTGAAAAATGTATTGAAAAAGGCGCCAAGGTATTGACTATGTCTGATTCCGAAGGTTTTATTTATGATCCGGCAGGCATCGACCAGGCGAAGCTGGAATACATAAAAGACCTGAAAGATAATTTACGCGGCCGCATAAAAAAATATGCCACTAAGTACAAATGCGAATACTTCCCGGGAGAACGCCCCTGGAAGATCAAATGCGATATAGCGTTGCCCAATGCCACACAAAACGAGCTGGATCTGCACGACGCCAAAACACTTATCAAGAACGGATGCTTCTGTGTTGCGGAAGGCGCCAATATGCCCTGCACACCGGAAGCCATCGCCGTTTTTAACAAAGCCAATATATTTTATGCCCCCGGAAAGGCGGCAAATGCAGGCGGTGTGGCGGTTTCAGGACTGGAAATGTCGCAGAATTCCCAACGTTATTCGTGGTCGAGAGAAGAAGTCGACAATAAACTCAAAGGTATTATGCAGGACATCCATCAGCTTTGCCTTAAATATGGCAAGGATCCTCATGGACATATTAATTATGAAAAAGGCGCCAACATTGGTGGCTTTGTAAAAATAGCCGAAGCCATGCTGGCACAGGGTGTGGTGTAA
- a CDS encoding SAM-dependent methyltransferase: MAATVYLIPTYLHEQNLEVLPSYILETIEKCAVLFVENERTARRYLKQLKKEIVIDHFEWFGIQKAEEQVLQQFRQQLQQQKTIGIISEAGCPGVADPGQLLVAAAQDAGVTVVPLVGPSSILLALMASGLNGQQFSFLGYLPIDNGQRIKAIKELENESQRKNSTQIFIETPYRNNQLLETLLKHCHPQTRLCIAVNITAPDEAIKTKTILQWQKEVPELHKKPAIFLLIR; the protein is encoded by the coding sequence ATGGCAGCAACGGTTTATTTAATTCCCACTTATTTGCATGAACAGAACCTGGAAGTATTGCCTTCCTATATCCTGGAAACCATTGAAAAATGTGCTGTTCTTTTTGTTGAGAACGAACGCACCGCCCGCCGGTATCTCAAGCAATTAAAAAAAGAAATCGTCATCGATCACTTTGAGTGGTTTGGCATCCAGAAGGCAGAAGAACAGGTTTTGCAGCAATTCCGGCAGCAGTTACAACAGCAAAAGACCATTGGCATCATTAGCGAAGCCGGTTGCCCTGGTGTTGCCGACCCGGGCCAGTTGTTGGTTGCTGCCGCACAGGATGCAGGAGTTACTGTAGTTCCGCTAGTAGGGCCCAGTTCCATTCTGCTGGCGCTTATGGCCAGCGGACTAAACGGTCAGCAGTTTAGTTTTTTGGGGTACCTGCCTATTGATAACGGGCAACGCATTAAAGCGATAAAGGAATTGGAAAATGAATCGCAGCGAAAAAACAGCACCCAGATCTTTATTGAAACGCCGTATCGCAACAACCAGCTACTGGAAACTTTATTGAAACACTGTCATCCGCAAACCCGGTTGTGTATTGCCGTAAACATCACGGCACCCGATGAGGCCATCAAAACCAAAACGATTCTTCAATGGCAAAAGGAGGTTCCGGAACTGCATAAAAAACCGGCCATTTTTCTCTTAATACGCTGA
- a CDS encoding GNAT family N-acetyltransferase — protein MDNLNQEIIVRVAEAADKRFAKIITDEMESSAKARGTGIAKRSPAYIEKKIDEGKAVIALTKKGEWVGFCYIETWSHGEYVANSGLIVAPPFRKSGVAKQIKQTIFKLSRKMYPEAKIFGLTTGLAVMKINSDLGYEPVTYSELTQDEQFWAGCKSCVNYEILMSKDRKNCMCTAMLYDPKDHYEPEETKAFFEENKTGLERLQRFKQWKFLKAFRKKDKTGGGAGGGTLKSFFKGMFHL, from the coding sequence GTGGACAATCTCAATCAGGAAATTATCGTTAGGGTAGCCGAAGCTGCCGATAAACGGTTTGCAAAAATCATCACGGACGAAATGGAGTCTTCTGCCAAAGCCCGCGGAACGGGCATTGCCAAAAGAAGCCCTGCATATATTGAAAAAAAAATCGACGAAGGCAAGGCCGTTATTGCCCTTACCAAAAAAGGGGAATGGGTAGGCTTTTGTTATATCGAAACCTGGAGCCATGGAGAATACGTTGCCAACTCCGGTTTAATTGTTGCCCCTCCTTTTAGAAAAAGCGGTGTGGCCAAACAAATTAAACAGACCATCTTCAAACTCAGCCGCAAGATGTACCCCGAAGCAAAAATTTTCGGGCTAACCACCGGGCTGGCCGTTATGAAGATCAACAGCGACCTCGGATATGAGCCGGTTACTTATTCCGAATTAACACAGGACGAACAATTTTGGGCGGGATGTAAGAGCTGCGTGAACTATGAAATTCTTATGAGCAAAGACCGTAAGAATTGCATGTGCACCGCCATGCTTTATGATCCTAAAGACCATTATGAACCTGAAGAAACAAAAGCGTTTTTTGAGGAAAATAAAACCGGGCTGGAACGCCTGCAGCGTTTTAAACAATGGAAATTCTTAAAAGCTTTCCGGAAAAAAGATAAAACCGGGGGTGGCGCAGGAGGCGGAACATTGAAATCGTTTTTTAAAGGGATGTTTCATTTATAA
- the argG gene encoding argininosuccinate synthase → MAKKVVLGFSGGLDTSFCVKYLTDEKGYEVHSIIVNTGGFSEEELKKIEEHAKKLGVKSHKAVNAVKNYYDSIIRYLVFGNVLKNNTYPLSVSAERLSQALHIAKYAREINADAIAHGSTGAGNDQVRFDMIFQIMAPEIEIITPIRDMNLSRASEVEYLQSKGVDMNFEKSVYSINKGLWGTSVGGKETLSSNGYLPDEAWPTPVTQTGTEPVKLSFEQGELKKVNDETFDHPTQAIQHLQQIAGPYGIGRDIHVGDTIIGIKGRVGFEAAAPILIIKAHHALEKHVLSKWQLQWKDQLSSFYGTWLHEGQILDPVMRDIEAYLESSQRNVTGDVFLQLHPYRYQVLGIESPYDLMNNAFGSYGETNRSFTGDDVKGFTKIFGNQTSIYHQIKEHANKG, encoded by the coding sequence ATGGCAAAAAAAGTTGTATTAGGGTTTAGCGGCGGTTTAGACACTTCCTTTTGTGTAAAATATCTTACTGATGAAAAAGGGTATGAAGTACACAGCATTATTGTGAACACCGGCGGCTTCAGCGAAGAGGAGTTGAAAAAGATTGAGGAGCATGCTAAAAAGCTGGGTGTAAAATCGCATAAAGCAGTAAATGCCGTAAAAAACTATTACGACTCCATTATCCGCTACCTGGTTTTCGGAAATGTGCTCAAGAATAACACATACCCCTTAAGCGTATCTGCAGAGCGCTTAAGCCAGGCGCTGCATATTGCAAAATACGCCCGGGAAATCAATGCCGATGCTATCGCACACGGAAGTACCGGTGCGGGCAACGACCAGGTGCGTTTTGATATGATCTTCCAGATCATGGCCCCGGAAATAGAGATCATCACTCCTATCCGTGATATGAATCTCAGCCGCGCTTCCGAGGTAGAATATCTGCAAAGTAAAGGTGTGGATATGAACTTCGAAAAGTCAGTCTACTCAATAAACAAAGGCCTTTGGGGTACCAGCGTTGGGGGAAAAGAAACACTTTCCTCGAACGGCTACCTGCCGGATGAGGCCTGGCCTACTCCGGTTACCCAAACAGGTACCGAACCCGTTAAACTTTCGTTTGAGCAAGGGGAGCTTAAAAAAGTAAATGATGAAACTTTTGACCACCCTACTCAGGCCATTCAACACTTACAGCAAATTGCAGGTCCTTACGGCATCGGGCGTGATATACATGTAGGCGATACGATCATTGGTATAAAGGGCCGCGTGGGCTTTGAAGCGGCTGCACCCATCCTGATCATTAAAGCGCACCATGCACTGGAAAAACATGTATTGAGCAAATGGCAGTTACAGTGGAAAGACCAGCTTTCTTCGTTCTATGGCACCTGGCTGCATGAAGGCCAGATCCTGGACCCGGTAATGCGGGATATCGAAGCCTACCTGGAAAGCAGCCAGCGCAATGTAACCGGCGATGTGTTCCTGCAATTGCATCCCTACCGCTACCAGGTATTGGGCATAGAAAGCCCTTATGATTTAATGAACAATGCTTTTGGAAGCTATGGCGAAACCAACAGGAGTTTTACCGGTGATGATGTAAAAGGGTTTACCAAAATATTTGGCAACCAAACTTCCATCTACCACCAGATAAAAGAACATGCCAACAAGGGATAA
- a CDS encoding cupin domain-containing protein, whose amino-acid sequence MPTRDNKIVSGAQPLHSYIWGRDCTAAVLTDNASLSIKQETIPTGNGEQLHFHHTAVQFFFILKGRAGFEIDAVFYTVNANEGILIYPGQKHRVFNEGMEELEFIVYSQPSTNNDRVNL is encoded by the coding sequence ATGCCAACAAGGGATAATAAAATAGTAAGCGGCGCACAACCGCTTCATTCCTATATCTGGGGAAGAGATTGCACTGCGGCTGTTTTGACCGATAATGCATCGCTGTCCATAAAGCAGGAAACCATCCCCACCGGCAACGGTGAGCAATTGCACTTTCATCATACCGCTGTTCAGTTTTTTTTTATATTGAAAGGCAGGGCTGGCTTTGAGATTGATGCAGTTTTTTATACAGTAAACGCCAACGAGGGGATCCTGATTTATCCCGGCCAAAAGCACCGGGTTTTCAATGAAGGCATGGAGGAGCTGGAATTTATTGTGTATTCACAGCCTTCAACCAACAATGACCGTGTAAATTTGTAA
- the argC gene encoding N-acetyl-gamma-glutamyl-phosphate reductase yields MIKAGIIGGAGYTGGELIRLLINHPQVDIVFIHSRSNAGKLVTDVHTDLIGDTDLIFADTISQDIDVLFLCLGHGESTRFLQETPIDLSVKIIDLANDFRLVKDRNQPSLNRTFIYGLPELNREAIKTAQNIANPGCFATTIQMGLLPLASTGILKEIYTTGITGSTGAGQKLAATSHFSWRANNIQAYKTLTHQHLGEIGESLDQLQPGTEINLSFVPWRGDFTRGIFVSSTITTDLSLEELYRIFEDFYKGHPFTSVSRAPIFLKQVVNTNKAVVQLEKVGTKLVVHSAADNLLKGACGQAVQNMNLMFGLDERTGLNLKPIAF; encoded by the coding sequence ATGATAAAGGCCGGAATTATTGGGGGCGCAGGGTATACAGGGGGTGAATTAATTCGTTTATTAATCAACCATCCGCAGGTGGATATTGTCTTTATTCATAGCCGCAGCAACGCGGGCAAGTTGGTTACTGATGTACATACCGACCTGATCGGCGATACCGACCTTATATTTGCTGATACGATTTCACAAGATATTGATGTGCTGTTTCTTTGTCTGGGGCATGGGGAGTCAACGCGTTTCCTGCAGGAAACCCCAATCGATCTTTCTGTAAAGATCATTGACCTGGCAAATGACTTTCGTTTGGTAAAAGACCGCAACCAGCCTTCGCTGAACCGCACATTTATTTACGGGCTTCCGGAATTAAACCGGGAGGCTATTAAAACAGCTCAAAATATTGCCAATCCCGGCTGTTTCGCTACAACCATTCAAATGGGTTTATTACCCTTAGCAAGCACCGGCATTTTAAAAGAAATTTATACAACGGGGATCACCGGTTCAACAGGGGCAGGACAAAAACTGGCGGCCACTTCTCATTTCAGTTGGCGCGCCAATAATATACAAGCCTACAAAACGCTTACCCATCAGCATCTGGGTGAGATCGGCGAGTCGTTGGATCAACTACAACCCGGCACGGAGATCAATCTTAGTTTTGTACCCTGGCGGGGCGATTTCACACGCGGTATCTTTGTAAGCTCTACCATTACAACAGATCTTTCCCTGGAAGAACTTTACCGGATTTTTGAAGACTTTTATAAAGGGCATCCGTTCACTTCTGTTAGTCGCGCCCCGATCTTTTTAAAGCAGGTCGTTAATACGAATAAGGCGGTAGTACAACTGGAAAAAGTAGGCACGAAGCTCGTAGTGCATTCCGCTGCGGATAACTTATTAAAAGGCGCCTGCGGGCAGGCAGTCCAGAATATGAACCTGATGTTCGGATTAGATGAGCGCACCGGACTGAACCTGAAACCTATTGCGTTTTAA